AGAATTGGCTGTTGTTGAAACAGACCCTGGCATCCGTGGTGATACGGCAACAGGTGGGAACAAACCAGCTACCCTAGAAACAGGCTATGTTGTAAAGGTTCCATTATTTATTAATATTGGCGATGTTTTGAGAATTGACACGCGTACGGGTAATTATATTGAACGCGCTTAATTAAACGAATTCTAGCCCCTTTTTACTTATTTTTTTGTGACAAACGGGAATAATAACCCTACGTTGCGAAGACAAGTAAAAGGGGGTTTTATTTTTGGGCTTTGTGAAAGAAAAGGTAGCTTATCTTCATGGCTTGACAAAAGGACTGGAAGTGAATGAACAATCATCAGAAGGCAAATTGCTTGTGAACATTATTGATGTCTTAGATGATTTTGCGGAAGAATTTGAAAGTATAACAGATGCGCATGAGGATTTGGAAGAGTATGTCACAACGATTGATGAGGACTTAACGGAATTGGAAGACGAGGTTTACGAAGATTCCAGTTGTCCTGACGATGACTATGTAGAAGTAGAGTGCCCCACGTGTCATGACCAAGTGGCATTTGAGGCAGATGTTCTTCATGACGACAAGGATTTAGAAATTACTTGTCCAAGTTGCGGTACTGTAGTTTATGAATCTGTTTATGAAGGTGATGATACGAGAGACAGGTATTATGATGATCCCGGTCTATAGCGTGAGCACGTAGAAATCTCGGCGAATAGCCGGGATTTTTTTTGTCATAAAGGAGTTGTCTTTTTCATAGCTATGTAAAGAAAGGGGAAAGGAGAAGGTGGACGAGATGTGTAAGCAGTTTCGACAGACTATTTTTCCTGTACTGACGCCGCGTCTTGTTCGTGCTTTGGCGATTCTGCCTCATTCTCTTCTTTTGGATATTACGGAAATACGACTGCGTGTTGGTCAAAAACCGCTCGTTGTTTGTGGAGAAAAAGATTTTTTTCTGGCAGATGTACAAGAAAAAAATCCTTCACCTGTAACAATGGAAGAAATTCAAGCCATACTCTGTCTTATGAGTCAAAATTCTT
This portion of the Pelorhabdus rhamnosifermentans genome encodes:
- a CDS encoding CD1247 N-terminal domain-containing protein, with translation MKEKVAYLHGLTKGLEVNEQSSEGKLLVNIIDVLDDFAEEFESITDAHEDLEEYVTTIDEDLTELEDEVYEDSSCPDDDYVEVECPTCHDQVAFEADVLHDDKDLEITCPSCGTVVYESVYEGDDTRDRYYDDPGL